A genomic region of Oncorhynchus mykiss isolate Arlee chromosome 2, USDA_OmykA_1.1, whole genome shotgun sequence contains the following coding sequences:
- the LOC110537646 gene encoding multiple epidermal growth factor-like domains protein 8 isoform X2 translates to MASLLHVPLLGLLLVAVAPGCWAGDCKGHRQVLRGPPGYVTDGPGNYSVNGNCEWLIKAPSSNYRIVLNFTFMETECTYDYLFVYDGDSYQSPLLASLSGNTLPQPIEAKSGKMLLHLFSDANYNLLGFNATYLFSVCPGACGGHGRCDTASSLCQCHLGWGGADCNTPLCPQACILHGTCDKRGERCLCSSDFLGQSCQLGLRDDSGVGQWWQVSGGDPYMPPRTGSAGVYLSSTGAMYLFGGFDLNRALGDLVKYNFSLNQWENRSYGHSPAARHSHTAVEWKGNMVIFGGELMSGALASDVWMYRPIQEDWQQLGQSHSPGAPRVANHAASVVDNYLYIFGGRTEEDMFSSSLYRFDLRESGVWEAVQPTGGKPPATAGHSMVFHPPSRALLVYGGHRPTTARFSVRVNSTDVFHVDRRFWTSFRSRFPATGPRERAFHSATIIGNYMVVYGGNVHIHYQEEKCYDEEIFFYHLGCHQWVSAGSSLQHRGESVRGRYSHVAAVMEGRVLLVAGGYSGIARGDLVAYKVPLFVSSDPGDRDAVCAEAPDESMCLKNPECSWCEGRCREYQPTNPCGSTGCLGLARFLSDCQSCLVFSGAPGSLPRAPGDFGWCVQNESCLPVSDQSACRVDQISGAYGWWGERTRFLTSLLSCRTDNYVPGLHLLTFQHPRNDSQPDKVSILRSTSIILSPTTEMDVTLQFRGFIHPLWGAPPPAPPPTETVSMWARIQRLHFEARMAAGPNSLQLKEVVGHWAAHQEKETKLLSRPDMGRLFPNLTRGNRYLVQAEGYLNNSGSGQTSEMALTWNRTALPGGSEISFLFLEPYRSGSCSGYQSCLACLSDQSCGWCPSLGRCLLRALPALEPCPEDQGGGECHLLLAPPQCTLCEEYRDCSACTQDHYCEWQINSSKKGDYQCSRRGKLDGSIRDPGGCPKVCNQRRTCGECLSNSSQCAWCESAQACFYFAAYLTKYPYGECRDWYDSVHSVPQCKQCSALVTCTDCLQTFQCGWCGDYNNPTIGRCLRGDWGGMDDASVYNCSVAVDEVRATSPEPQTLAPPRPMEMEMELEHMEERERDPVWSYPSCPDVEECRLGLHSCHPFATCVNTPTSFECHCERGYTGDGTLHCNQTCYNECREGQCSGSPRFECECSLGWTSDPATLVLSGVECDVDCGCNFHSTCITAPGICDHCQDWTMGLQCEHCRPGSFGSALAGGGGCVPCQCNGHGGPLLGYCHNQTGQCYCTHHTQGPHCESCLPGYYGDPRNNGTCFRQCQGRSVILSHQSPLSELPISSSLGWRGGVGGKGGLSHCLWVLSVSENLVPCVPGKLCPPVALTLHPDSYTQCTSSYVYVFDGLPRFLSNGVVHSDHNLIGAFCGTTRTQPITVEATSGVISVYFEANVSSDRPQGFNASFWVRRCRQGSEAGEDGSPVCQGGAQCSGGLCQCTQGYGGPYCDRPLCPEGCGLAEGRGSCNLSLGVCVCADGWGGSDCSTPLDSSSLVWETLLDTQLTANQAHRFLHRMGHSLVSGPQGNLWMYGGLSLSEGILGNVYRYSVLERRWTQMLTSSVEEGSTPSPRYHHASALLASHEPLSGGQGATHNLMLVVGGVTQKGVAVDTWSLNLSSLVWRQHKSSVLPPVAGHTLTVRRDSSMLLIGGYSPENGFNHHLLEFNIHSGNWTVAPHTGTPPTGLYGHSAVYHEQTDAVYVFGGYRFHVETVEPSGELYSLYYANLTWSLLVPSQGNKPLSRFFHAAALIKDTMVIVGGRTGVEDYSNTVYLYQINCNTWIQPDSAVGEPVNRSVSLAMAAWGGRLFLSGGFNGVTLGRLLTLTLPSDPCALLPTPEACNTTTGSCVWCRGTCAASDTAERLGCSIGQSPCSPTPRLPDQCRRLKTCSECLARHPRTFSSPSQSQSALQCKWCTNCPEGACISSTVSCTSEHDCRINQREIFLSSNCTETSCEASDCPKCTASGKCMWTRQFKRTGETRRILSVNPTYDWTCFSYALLNVSPMQVESSPPLPCPPPCHHLSTCNLCLGSRGSDGGWQHCVWSMALQQCVSPSFVPLRCEAGQCGRLLSGGDSCSPQCAQLTQCSQCIACPQCGWCAARGGNGAGRCQQGGLNGVSEGVCPQGNSSWSFLHCPEEDECANGHHHCNVTQDCHDLTQGYHCTCKQGYVLSRVSGQCEPVCAQGCVNGTCVSPGVCQCHFGFVGDNCSSQCRCNKHSNCKGVSEPDKCLECKNNTMGDHCEKCKPLYVGLAVGGGTCRPCREFCRGNSAVCLSRDEHKRALDHPQDHPLDPDSIVQWVSEGPTEDSAVCVSCQNNSVGDKCESCLSGYFLLQGNCDKCQCNGHADTCNEHDGTGCPCQNNTETSSCLSSPQSDRKDCYRTQCAKCKDSFNGTPVNGRQCYRQFNVDNECCFDPTSQTNCFHDPTIRNLPKGRTVFFAAQPKFTNVDIRVTIDVTFGEVEVYVSNSHDTFIVEVDLHTGIHAIKIEDESVARGGASGGDKETPPSPMKVYANSSSSLGGAMLPNTPLQLHAKPQGADREVREAKTEGLISYITVWKPQTVLIVRGVRDRVVITFPHEVHSLKSSRFYIALRGVGAEERRGESQGLLFLRQDQAHIDLFVFFSVFFSCFFLFLSVCVLLWKIKQFMDFRREQRRHIQEMTKMASRPFAKLTVYLEPEEPQLIYLPSTGGGGVGGSAVSLAHARTGKLGGIVVGQRGRAGAISYKHEPGSGPTVHHHLTLGGGGNSGQHLPLHYLNTHQYVPTNTTASHPHHHPSSHSGYQHFCRSDPFLSQLMGFSYSTFKVGPITLEPTDDGMAGVATVLIQLPGGILAPNRACLGSALVTLRQNLQEYCGHGNGGGNPGVGGGRKGLLGHQHLTTMAM, encoded by the exons gCGGCTCGTCACTCCCACACGGCAGTAGAGTGGAAGGGGAACATGGTGATCTTCGGAGGAGAGCTCATGAGCGGCGCTTTAGCCAGCGACGTCTGGATGTACCGCCCAATCCAGGAGGACTGGCAGCAGCTCGGCCAATCCCATTCGCCCGGGGCACCGAGGGTGGCCAACCATGCAGCATCTGTAGTGGACAACTATCTCTACATATTTGGAG GTCGTACAGAAGAGGATATGTTCTCATCATCTTTGTATCGGTTTGATCTGCGGGAGTCTGGGGTGTGGGAAGCGGTGCAGCCCACCGGGGGGAAGCCTCCCGCCACAGCAGGCCACTCCATGGTGTTTCACCCCCCGTCCCGGGCACTGCTGGTTTACGGGGGCCACAGGCCTACCACCGCCAG gttCAGTGTACGTGTGAACTCCACGGATGTATTCCATGTGGACCGGAGGTTTTGGACCTCGTTCCGTTCCCGTTTCCCAGCCACAGGCCCCAGGGAGAGAGCCTTCCACTCAGCCACCATCATCGGCAACTACATGGTGGTCTATG gggGGAATGTGCACATCCACTACCAGGAAGAGAAGTGTTATGATGAGGAAATCTTCTTCTACCACCTAGGGTGTCACCAGTGGGTGTCAGCTGGGTCGAGCCTCCAACACA GAGGAGAGTCTGTGAGAGGGCGGTACTCCCATGTAGCTGCTGTGATGGAGGGCAGGGTGCTGCTGGTTGCCGGGGGTTACAGTGGTATTGCCCGTGGAGACCTGGTGGCATACAAAGTTCCGCTGTTTGTGAGCAGCGACCCAGGAGACCGG gatgctgtgtgtgCCGAGGCACCAGACGAGAGCATGTGTCTGAAGAACCCAGAATGCAGCTGGTGTGAGGGCCGCTGTCGGGagtaccaacccaccaacccg TGTGGCAGCACAGGGTGCCTGGGCCTGGCCCGCTTTCTGTCTGACTGCCAGTCCTGCCTGGTGTTCAGTGGGGCTCCAGGTTCTCTGCCCCGTGCCCCCGGTGACTTCGGCTGGTGTGTCCAGAACGAGTCCTGCCTACCTGTGTCAG ATCAAAGTGCTTGCCGTGTGGACCAGATCTCAGGGGCGTACGGCTGGTGGGGGGAGCGTACCCGTTTCCTCACCTCACTCCTTTCCTGTCGCACTGACAACTATGTCCCGGGACTGCACCTGCTCACCTTCCAGCACCCCCGCAATGACTCCCAGCCTGACAAG GTGTCCATCCTGCGCAGCACCTCCATCATCCTCAGCCCCACCACAGAGATGGATGTCACCTTGCAGTTCCGGGGCTTCATCCACCCTCTGTGGGGTGCCCCTCCACCTGCACCCCCTCCCACTGAGACAGTTTCCATGTGGGCCCGGATACAGAGGCTACACTTTGAGGCCCGCATGGCTGCTGGACCCAACTCCCTGCAactg aaggAGGTGGTaggtcactgggcagctcaccaGGAGAAGGAGACGAAGCTGCTGTCCCGTCCTGACATGGGTCGTCTGTTTCCCAACCTGACCCGGGGGAACCGCTACCTGGTCCAGGCCGAGGGATACCTCAACAACTCAGGCTCTGGACAGACCAGTGAGATGGCCCTGACCTGGAACAGAACCGCTCTGCCCGGTGGAAGT gAGATTTCCTTCCTGTTCTTGGAGCCGTACCGTTCTGGCTCTTGCTCGGGGTACCAGTCTTGCTTGGCATGTCTGTCAGACCAGTCCTGTGGCTGGTGCCCGTCTCTGGGCCGCTGTCTGTTACGTGCCCTACCTGCCCTGGAGCCCTGCCCAGAGGACCAGGGGGGAGGGGAATGCCACCTGCTGCTGGCCCCTCCACAATGCACCCTCTGTGAGGAGTACAGGGACTGCTCCGCCTGCACTCAG GACCACTACTGTGAGTGGCAGATCAACTCCAGCAAGAAGGGTGATTACCAATGCAGCCGACGGGGGAAACTGGATGGATCCATTCGCGACCCAGGGGGGTGCCCTAAAGTCTGCAACCA GAGGAGGACGTGTGGGGAGTGTCTGTCTAACTCCAGTCAGTGTGCGTGGTGTGAGTCAGCCCAGGCCTGCTTCTACTTCGCTGCCTACCTCACCAAGTATCCCTACGGAGAGTGCAGGGACTGGTATGACAG TGTTCACTCAGTGCCCCAGTGTAAGCAGTGCTCAGCTCTGGTCACCTGTACAGACTGTCTCCAGACGTTTCAGTGCGGCTGGTGTGGAGACTACAACAACCCCACCATCGGCAGGTGTCTACGAGGAGACTGGGGAGGGATGGACGACGCCTCTGTGTATAACTGCAGTGTGGCTGTGGATGAAGTACGGGCTACCAG tCCTGAGCCCCAGACCTTGGCCCCCCCGCGGCccatggagatggagatggagctgGAAcacatggaggagagggagagggacccAGTCTGGTCCTACCCCAGCTGTCCTGATGTGGAGGAATGCAGGCTGGGCCTCCACAGCTGCCACCCCTTCGCCACCTGTGTCAACACCCCCACCTCCTTTGAGTGCCACTGTGAGAGGGGCTACACCGGGGACGGCACCCTGCACTGCAACCAGAc TTGTTATAATGAGTGTCGTGAGGGCCAGTGCAGCGGCAGCCCGCGGTTCGAGTGTGAGTGTTCCCTGGGCTGGACATCTGACCCAGCCACACTGGTGCTGAGCGGGGTGGAGTGTGACGTGGACTGTGGCTGTAACTTCCACAGCACCTGTATCACTGCCCCAGGCATCTGTGACCACTGCCAGG ATTGGACAATGGGTCTCCAGTGTGAGCACTGTCGACCAGGGAGTTTTGGTTCTGCGCTGGCCGGGGGCGGGGGCTGTGTGCCCTGCCAGTGTAACGGCCATGGAGGCCCCCTCCTGGGCTACTGCCACAATCAGACAGGCCAATGCTACTGCACACACCACACCCAGGGACCACACTGTGAATCGTGCTTGCCTGGATACTACGGAGACCCCAG GAATAATGGCACCTGTTTCCGTCAGTGTCAGGGGCGCTCTGTGATCCTGTCCCACCAGTCACCCCTCTCTGAGCTCCCCATCTCGTCCTCCCTGGGGTGGCGAGGGGGCGTCGGGGGGAAGGGGGGACTCTCCCACTGTCTGTgggtcctgtctgtctctgagaaCCTGGTCCCCTGTGTGCCGGGCAAGCTGTGCCCTCCTGTGGCTCTCACCCTGCACCCAGACTCCTACACACAGTGCACT agctcCTACGTTTACGTGTTTGACGGCCTGCCTCGTTTCTTGAGCAACGGGGTGGTGCACTCGGACCACAACCTGATTGGCGCATTCTGTGGGACGACCCGGACTCAGCCAATCACTGTGGAGGCCACTTCAG GTGTGATTTCTGTGTACTTTGAGGCCAATGTCTCGTCCGACCGCCCTCAGGGTTTCAACGCCTCCTTCTGGGTGCGGCGCTGTCGCCAGGGTTCTGAGGCGGGGGAGGATGGGTCACCTGTATGCCAGGGAGGGGCGCAGTGCAGCGGGGGGCTGTGCCAGTGTACTCAGGGGTATGGGGGACCGTACTGCGACAGGCCCCTCTGTCCCGAGGGCTGTGGGCTAGCAGAGGGCCGAGGCTCCTGTAACTTG tctctgggagtgtgtgtgtgtgcagacggTTGGGGCGGCTCTGACTGCTCCACCCCTCTGGACTCCAGCAGCCTAGTTTGGGAAACCCTACTGGACACACAGCTCACAGCG AACCAGGCCCACAGGTTCCTCCACCGGATGGGCCATTCTCTAGTGTCTGGACCCCAGGGGAACCTCTGGATGTATGGAGGCCTTTCTCTCTCAGAGGGCATCCTGGGAAACGTCTacag GTACTCTGTGTTGGAGCGGCGCTGGACTCAGATGCTGACCAGCTCAGTGGAGGAAGGCTCCACCCCCAGCCCCCGGTACCACCACGCCTCTGCCCTTCTGGCCAGTCACGAGCCTCTCTCCGGCGGTCAAGGAGCTACTCACAACCTCATGCTGGTGGTGGGCGGTGTCACGCAGAAGGGTGTCGCCGTGGATACGTGGAGCCTCAACCTCAGCAGTCTGGTGTGGCGACAGCACAAG AGCTCAGTGCTGCCACCGGTGGCAGGTCATACTCTAACGGTGCGTCGGGACTCCTCTATGCTGCTCATCGGAGGTTACTCTCCAGAGAACGGCTTCAACCATCACCTGCTGGAGTTCAACATCCACTCTGGCAACTGGACTGTCGCCCCCCACACCGGCACACCTCCTACAG GTCTGTATGGCCACTCGGCTGTGTACCACGAGCAGACGGACGCCGTGTACGTGTTCGGAGGCTACCGCTTCCACGTGGAGACAGTGGAGCCCTCAGGAGagctctacagtctctattatgcCAACCTCACCTGGTCCCTACTGGTCCCCTCACAGGGGAATAAG cccctgtcccgTTTCTTCCACGCTGCAGCCCTGATAAAAGACACCATGGTGATTGTGGGAGGGAGAACAGGAGTGGAGGACTACAGCAACACGGTGTATCTGTACCAGATCAACTGTAACACCTGGATACAGCCAG actcGGCGGTGGGCGAGCCGGTTAACCGTTCAGTGTCTCTGGCCATGGCGGCCTGGGGTGGGCGGCTGTTCCTCTCTGGGGGGTTCAACGGGGTCACCCTGGGGCGTCTTCTCACCCTGACCCTTCCCTCTGACCCCTGTGCCTTGCTGCCCACGCCCGAGGCCTGCAACACCACCACAGGCAGTTGTGTCTGGTGCAGGGGCACCTGCGCCGCCTCTGATACTGCTGAGAG actggGCTGTTCCATTGGTCAGTCTCCCTGCTCCCCCACCCCTCGTCTACCAGACCAGTGTCGCAGACTGAAGACCTGCAGTGAGTGTCTGGCACGCCACCCCAGGACCTTCTCTAGCCCCTCACAG TCCCAGTCTGCTCTGCAGTGTAAGTGGTGCACCAACTGTCCAGAGGGAGCATGCATCAGCAGTACAGTCAGCTGTACCTCAGAACACGACTGCAGGATCAACCAGAGAGAGATCTTCCTGTCCAGCAACTGTACTGAGACCAGCTGTGAGGCCTCCGACTGCCCCAAGTGCACCGCCTCAGGGAAGTGCATGTGGACACGCCAGTTCAAACGCACCG GCGAGACCAGGCGCATCCTGAGTGTGAACCCCACCTACGACTGGACGTGCTTCAGCTACGCCCTGCTCAACGTGTCCCCCATGCAGGTGgagtcctcccctcctctgccctgcCCGCCCCCCTGCCACCACCTCAGCACCTGCAACCTCTGCCTGGGCTCCCGGGGCTCAGACGGGGGCTGGCAGCACTGTGTGTGGAGCATGGCACTGCAGCAG tgtGTGAGTCCGTCCTTCGTGCCTCTGCGCTGTGAGGCGGGtcagtgtggtcgtctgctgtcTGGTGGGGACTCTTGCTCCCCCCAGTGCGCTCAGCTTACCCAGTGCTCTCAGTGCATCGCCTGTCCCCAGTGTGGCTGGTGTGCTGCCCGGGGGGGCAACGGGGCTGGACGCTGCCAGCAGGGAGGCCTCAACG GTGTGAGTGAGGGAGTGTGTCCCCAGGGAAACAGCAGCTGGTCCTTCCTCCACTGCCCAGAGGAGGATGAGTGTGCCAACGGCCACCACCACTGTAACGTCACCCAGGACTGCCATGACCTGACCCAGGGATACCACTGCACCTGCAAGCAGGGCTACGTTCTCAGCCG TGTGTCAGGCCAGTGTGAGCCGGTCTGTGCTCAGGGCTGTGTCAACGGGACCTGTGTGTCCCCGGGAGTGTGTCAGTGTCACTTTGGCTTTGTGGGGGACAACTGCTCGTCTCAGTGTCGTTGTAACAAACACAGCAACTGTAAAGGAGTGTCTGAGCCTGACAAGTGTCTGGAGTGTAAAAACAACACTATG GGTGATCACTGTGAGAAGTGTAAGCCCCTGTATGTGGGGTTGGCGGTGGGCGGGGGGACGTGTCGCCCCTGTCGGGAGTTCTGCAGGGGGAACAGCGCAGTGTGTCTGTCCCGGGACGAACACAAGAGGGCGCTAGACCACCCCCAAGACCACCCTCTGGACCCAGACAGC ATTGTTCAGTGGGTGTCGGAGGGTCCTACAGAGGACTCAGCGGTTTGTGTGAGCTGCCAGAACAACAGTGTGGGGGACAAGTGTGAGAGCTGCCTCAGCGGCTACTTCCTACTGCAGGGGAACTGTGACAA GTGTCAGTGTAACGGCCATGCAGACACGTGTAATGAACATGACGGCACAGGCTGCCCATGTCAGAACAACACAGAGACCTCTTCCTGCCTCAGCAGCCCGCAGAGCGACAGGAAGGACTGCTACAGAACACAG TGCGCCAAGTGCAAAGACTCCTTCAATGGCACACCGGTAAACGGGCGTCAGTGCTACCGCCAGTTCAACGTGGACAATGAGTGCTGCTTCGACCCCACCTCTCAGACAAACTGCTTCCACGACCCCACCATCCGCAATTTGCCCAAGGGACGCACTGTCTTCTTCGCTGCTCAGCCAAAGTTCACCAACGTGGACATCCGGGTCACCATCGACGTGACCTTCGGGGAGGTGGAGGTGTACGTGTCCAACTCCCATGACACCTTCATCGTAGAAGTGGACCTCCACACAGGCATCCACGCCATCAAGATCGAGGACGAGTCGGTGGCCCGAGGTGGGGCGAGCGGAGGGGATAAGGAGACACCTCCGTCACCTATGAAGGTGTATGCCAACTCCTCATCCAGCCTGGGTGGGGCCATGCTCCCCAACACCCCCCTGCAGCTCCACGCCAAGCCCCAGGGGGCGGACAGGGAGGTACGGGAGGCCAAGACGGAGGGGCTCATCTCCTATATCACGGTGTGGAAGCCCCAGACGGTGCTGATTGTTCGAGGTGTCCGTGACCGCGTGGTCATCACCTTCCCCCATGAGGTCCACTCCCTGAAGTCCAGCCGCTTCTACATCGCCCTGCGCGGGGTAGGCGCCGAGGAGAGACGGGGCGAGTCCCAGGGCCTGCTCTTCCTCCGCCAGGACCAGGCTCACATCGACCTGTTCgtcttcttctctgttttcttctcctgcttcttcctcttcctctccgtcTGCGTCCTCCTCTGGAAGATCAAGCAGTTCATGGACTTCCGCCGAGAGCAGAGGCGTCATATCCAGGAAATGACCAAGATGGCATCCAGGCCCTTTGCCAAGCTCACTGTCTATTTGGAGCCAGAGGAGCCCCAGCTCATCTACCTGCCCTCCACAGGGGGCGGAGGGGTGGGGGGCAGTGCCGTGTCCCTGGCCCATGCACGCACAGGCAAGCTGGGGGGCATTGTAGTTGGCCAGAGGGGGCGTGCTGGAGCCATCTCCTACAAACATGAGCCAGGCTCCGGCCCCACCGTCCACCACCACCTTACCCTCGGTGGAGGGGGCAACAGCGGGCAACACCTGCCCCTGCATTACCTCAACACCCACCAGTATGTCCCCACCAACACCACGGCCTcgcacccccaccaccacccatcCTCCCACAGTGGCTACCAGCACTTCTGCCGCTCTGACCCCTTCCTGTCCCAGCTCATGGGCTTCTCCTACTCCACCTTCAAGGTGGGGCCCATCACCCTGGAGCCCACGGACGACGGCATGGCCGGGGTGGCCACCGTCCTCATCCAGCTGCCGGGGGGCATCCTGGCCCCTAATCGTGCCTGCCTGGGGTCCGCCCTGGTCACACTACGGCAAAACCTCCAGGAGTACTGTGGTCACGGCAATGGAGGGGGAAACCCCGGGGTGGGAGGGGGGCGCAAAGGCCTGCTAGGGCATCAGCACCTCACCACTATGGCTatgtag